One window from the genome of Syntrophus gentianae encodes:
- a CDS encoding ABC transporter permease, translated as MRTVTKAFLRYLIRRRSLTLLQLMGIAFGVAACLGMGLSAMSALASFTSAIEFLQGKSTHRIERDAGPMDETILKGLMRDPSVQAFSPVIDRRLRLAKGNQIRILGIDPFLDLAIRPELARASFSRDQEKDSKERLSFVLDEKAVLMEAKMAQELGLTAGGKAQSSHGELEIIGTFPNPSGEPLLLMDIAHVQKLFKMPGLIDRVDLVLTEEPGFMKRWERGFRLTSNRQSQETFGAMLGAFRLNLEALSLMALFVSVFLIYNTTMFAVASRRRDAGILRSLGATRGEVTLAFMLEILILDGMGGAIGSLMGYLLSRFLSEVIGGTISNLYFFLRPIPLAWSFWMLAAGVLIGCGASLFGSLFPLIELSRLDPVKALSGRSASRQGGTAAKKIALLGIFVLVLSSAVLFLPSRSIYVAFGAVFGILFGLSLLTGYGVVVFTPLIRGFLTFLGGLPGKIAAGNIRQNLGRTSVAIAAFMVALSMSLGLSLMIGSFRESLLWWMDRQFRGDLYISTASEREVPESFYLELKSIPGVDVDAYRKVQMAYRNRPMFVASINAPVLQRHARFAWLDGGDEHWEAVKRGDVIISESFARNFGVRAGDAISLKGLQGPARLRVEAVFYDYSTEHGLVMMDRGTYLRLFADRTINSVAVFLDPRDPQRRQTMDLIRQKALQQDLPVFTRDQFFGNILAIFDSTFAITRSMRILAIIIAFFGIAGALMTLFLERKSEFGILRALGFSTWQVSLLTLLEAFGMGLMSFLLSVGGGTLFAIILIRVINLRSFNWTIFFHLHLSHYLLVALTALLASLGAALYPIWIVLRTYPQMQIRDD; from the coding sequence ATGCGAACCGTTACCAAGGCATTTCTGAGATATCTCATCAGACGGCGTAGCCTGACTTTACTGCAGTTGATGGGCATCGCCTTCGGCGTTGCGGCTTGCCTGGGAATGGGGCTTTCCGCGATGTCGGCCTTGGCGAGTTTTACAAGCGCCATTGAGTTTCTCCAGGGAAAATCAACCCATCGTATCGAACGGGATGCCGGACCGATGGATGAAACGATCCTGAAAGGGCTGATGCGCGATCCCTCCGTGCAAGCATTCTCCCCGGTCATCGATCGCCGTCTGCGTCTGGCAAAGGGCAACCAGATCAGGATCCTGGGGATTGATCCCTTTCTGGATCTGGCCATCCGGCCCGAGCTGGCCCGTGCGTCTTTTTCCCGCGACCAGGAAAAGGACTCTAAAGAACGTCTTTCCTTTGTCCTCGATGAAAAAGCCGTCCTTATGGAAGCCAAAATGGCGCAGGAGCTGGGCCTCACGGCGGGCGGGAAAGCGCAAAGCTCCCATGGGGAACTGGAAATCATTGGGACCTTCCCCAATCCATCGGGCGAACCGCTCCTGCTCATGGATATCGCCCATGTGCAGAAGCTCTTCAAAATGCCCGGCCTCATCGATCGCGTCGACCTCGTCCTGACGGAAGAGCCGGGCTTTATGAAACGCTGGGAAAGGGGCTTTCGGCTCACGTCCAACCGACAGAGCCAGGAAACCTTCGGCGCCATGCTGGGCGCGTTCCGGCTGAATCTTGAAGCCCTGTCTCTCATGGCGCTCTTTGTTTCCGTTTTCCTGATTTACAACACCACCATGTTTGCCGTCGCCAGCCGCCGACGGGATGCCGGGATTCTGCGAAGCCTGGGGGCGACTCGTGGCGAGGTGACTTTGGCCTTTATGTTAGAGATCCTCATCCTCGACGGCATGGGAGGCGCCATCGGCAGTTTGATGGGATACCTTCTGAGTCGCTTCCTCAGCGAGGTCATCGGGGGGACGATCAGCAACCTGTACTTCTTCCTGCGCCCGATTCCCCTGGCCTGGTCGTTCTGGATGCTTGCCGCCGGGGTCCTCATCGGTTGCGGGGCGAGCCTCTTTGGGAGTCTTTTCCCCCTGATCGAACTGTCGCGCCTCGACCCCGTTAAAGCGCTTTCCGGGCGATCTGCCAGCCGACAGGGGGGAACTGCCGCGAAGAAAATCGCCCTTTTAGGCATTTTTGTCCTGGTGCTCAGTTCCGCCGTTTTGTTCCTGCCCTCGCGTTCCATTTACGTCGCCTTCGGGGCTGTTTTCGGGATACTCTTCGGGCTGAGCCTCCTGACCGGCTATGGTGTTGTCGTCTTCACACCCCTGATCAGGGGGTTCCTGACCTTCCTGGGCGGACTTCCCGGAAAGATCGCCGCCGGCAACATCCGGCAGAACCTGGGACGGACGTCCGTCGCTATCGCGGCGTTCATGGTGGCTCTTTCCATGTCCCTGGGGCTTTCCCTGATGATCGGAAGCTTCCGCGAATCGCTCCTCTGGTGGATGGACCGGCAGTTTCGAGGGGATCTCTACATTTCAACGGCATCGGAAAGGGAAGTTCCGGAAAGTTTCTACCTTGAGCTCAAGTCGATTCCGGGGGTTGACGTGGATGCCTACCGGAAGGTGCAGATGGCCTATCGGAACAGGCCCATGTTTGTCGCCTCCATCAACGCCCCGGTGCTGCAGCGGCACGCGCGCTTCGCCTGGCTCGACGGGGGGGATGAACACTGGGAGGCGGTCAAGAGAGGAGATGTGATCATTTCGGAAAGTTTCGCCCGGAATTTCGGTGTGAGAGCCGGGGATGCCATTTCCCTGAAGGGACTCCAGGGGCCCGCCCGGCTGCGTGTGGAAGCCGTTTTCTATGACTACTCCACGGAACATGGCCTGGTGATGATGGACCGCGGCACGTACCTCCGGCTCTTCGCCGATCGAACCATCAACAGTGTTGCCGTCTTTCTGGACCCCAGAGATCCGCAACGCCGGCAGACGATGGATCTGATCCGGCAGAAGGCTCTGCAGCAGGATCTTCCCGTCTTCACCCGGGATCAGTTCTTCGGGAACATCCTGGCTATTTTCGACAGCACCTTTGCCATTACCCGTTCCATGCGGATTCTGGCCATCATCATCGCCTTTTTCGGTATCGCCGGCGCTCTGATGACCCTCTTTCTCGAACGGAAGAGTGAGTTCGGGATCCTGAGGGCGCTCGGGTTCTCGACATGGCAGGTATCGCTTCTGACCCTGCTTGAAGCTTTCGGGATGGGACTGATGAGTTTTCTGCTTAGTGTCGGTGGGGGAACGCTTTTCGCGATCATTCTGATCCGGGTGATCAATCTTCGCAGCTTTAACTGGACGATCTTCTTCCACCTCCACCTCTCCCATTATCTCCTTGTCGCCCTGACGGCCCTTCTGGCCAGCCTGGGAGCGGCGCTCTACCCCATCTGGATAGTCCTGCGGACGTATCCGCAGATGCAGATACGCGATGATTAA
- a CDS encoding ABC transporter ATP-binding protein produces MIDGLERLLEQLLKEGPLSSPVIRVVDLWKIYEDGTEGSTALRGTSMEITRGEVLALLGKSGSGKTTLLNLLAGLDRPSRGFIEVEGKNLQNLGDKGRTLLRRRRLGFIFQFFNLLPTLTAFENVYLALELAGKGTPAQVFAVLAEVGLKGKEKRYPHELSGGEQQRVAIARAIVKEPALILADEPTGNLDTATGMQILELLSSRCRESGMSLLMVTHTPMARRFADRVLHMVDGVIRPEADGEEPGP; encoded by the coding sequence GTGATCGATGGATTGGAAAGGCTTCTGGAACAGCTGTTAAAGGAGGGACCCTTGTCATCCCCTGTCATTCGTGTCGTGGATTTATGGAAAATATATGAGGATGGAACCGAAGGTTCCACGGCATTGCGCGGCACCAGCATGGAAATCACGCGGGGTGAGGTTCTCGCACTTTTAGGTAAAAGCGGATCCGGAAAAACGACGCTGCTCAATCTTCTGGCCGGGCTTGATCGACCCAGCCGCGGTTTCATTGAAGTGGAGGGGAAAAACCTGCAAAACCTGGGAGACAAAGGCCGGACTTTGCTGCGCCGGAGGCGCCTCGGCTTCATCTTTCAGTTCTTCAATCTCCTCCCGACCCTGACCGCGTTTGAAAATGTTTACCTCGCTCTCGAACTTGCGGGAAAAGGAACGCCGGCGCAGGTATTCGCAGTGCTGGCGGAAGTGGGTCTGAAGGGCAAGGAAAAGCGCTACCCTCATGAGCTGTCCGGTGGAGAACAGCAGCGAGTCGCCATCGCCCGGGCCATCGTCAAGGAACCGGCCCTGATCCTGGCGGACGAGCCGACAGGAAACCTCGACACGGCGACCGGCATGCAGATTCTCGAACTTCTTTCGTCGCGATGTCGCGAGTCGGGAATGTCGCTTTTAATGGTGACGCACACCCCCATGGCCCGCCGGTTTGCGGATCGTGTTCTGCACATGGTCGATGGTGTGATCCGTCCTGAAGCCGACGGCGAAGAACCCGGACCGTAG
- a CDS encoding lipocalin-like domain-containing protein, which produces MIKYLSILIFLMLACLPAWAGNDWEQATGPWHWNFPRDHGDHRKFKTEWWYFTGNLIDAVGNRYGYQLTFFRHGIRQEAATPSNPWSLRDVYPAHFAISGIAGEKFFFADRICRSGPGLAGADAGKMNVWNLNWFARMEGGQIHIGARHGEAELDLKLRPVKSLVLHGQNGLSRKGPRPGQASYYYSYSDLETTGRLKTAGAGKAVPVRGKSWFDHEFGSNTLAGDQAGWDWFSLHCSDGRDLMIYFLRKKDGSLEKESSGTIIEPDGQSRHLGLSEISMKTLGAWSSSKTGGRYPNRWQIEVPSANLSVSLEPLLQDQELTTSGSTSINYYEGAIEGKGMSKKKPVTCQGYIEMTGYAGSIGGLF; this is translated from the coding sequence ATGATTAAATACCTTTCGATCCTCATCTTTTTGATGTTGGCCTGCCTGCCCGCCTGGGCCGGAAACGATTGGGAACAGGCGACGGGACCATGGCACTGGAACTTTCCCCGGGACCACGGCGATCACCGGAAGTTTAAAACGGAGTGGTGGTATTTCACAGGCAACCTGATCGATGCTGTGGGGAACCGCTACGGATACCAGTTGACCTTTTTCCGGCACGGAATTCGGCAGGAGGCCGCGACACCCTCAAACCCCTGGTCGCTTCGCGATGTCTATCCGGCCCATTTTGCCATCTCGGGCATTGCGGGAGAGAAATTCTTTTTCGCCGACCGCATCTGCCGTTCAGGTCCGGGCCTGGCGGGAGCGGACGCGGGAAAAATGAACGTCTGGAACCTGAACTGGTTTGCCCGGATGGAAGGCGGGCAGATCCACATCGGCGCCCGTCATGGCGAGGCGGAACTGGACCTGAAACTGAGACCGGTAAAGTCCCTTGTTCTCCACGGTCAGAACGGCCTGAGCCGGAAAGGTCCCCGGCCCGGCCAGGCTTCCTACTATTATTCCTATTCGGATCTGGAAACGACGGGTCGCCTGAAAACAGCGGGCGCCGGCAAGGCTGTCCCCGTCCGCGGGAAGAGTTGGTTCGACCATGAGTTCGGATCGAATACGCTGGCCGGAGATCAGGCGGGTTGGGACTGGTTTTCCCTGCATTGTTCCGACGGCCGGGACCTCATGATCTACTTCCTGCGGAAGAAAGATGGTTCCCTGGAAAAAGAGTCCTCGGGAACCATCATTGAACCGGATGGCCAATCCCGCCATCTGGGGCTTTCCGAAATATCGATGAAAACCCTGGGTGCCTGGTCCAGTTCAAAAACGGGCGGCCGATACCCGAACCGCTGGCAGATCGAGGTCCCCTCGGCCAACCTGTCCGTCAGCCTCGAGCCTCTCCTCCAGGATCAGGAATTGACAACCTCGGGATCGACAAGCATAAATTACTACGAGGGCGCTATCGAAGGCAAGGGGATGTCAAAGAAGAAGCCGGTCACCTGCCAGGGATACATCGAAATGACCGGTTATGCGGGAAGCATCGGGGGACTTTTCTGA
- a CDS encoding site-2 protease family protein, whose product MGLLNLLLQDPVTFVLLAVPLLYSIILHELAHGWVAWRMGDPTAKWLGRLTLNPLKHLDPLGTAMLFLFGFGWAKPVPVNLGNIPDTRRGLILVSSAGIIANMIVAFLAMLVWRILAPPSQSHLAQILYYLAQINIMLASFNLIPIPPLDGSKILMGFSSAGFRHTLSRIEPYGFFIIIGLLYLGILNPVIAFFRWLILALLGILLP is encoded by the coding sequence ATGGGCCTTCTCAACCTTTTGCTTCAAGATCCGGTCACCTTTGTCCTGCTGGCTGTCCCCCTGCTGTATTCGATTATTCTTCACGAACTGGCGCACGGCTGGGTGGCCTGGCGCATGGGCGATCCCACGGCCAAATGGTTGGGCAGGCTGACGCTGAATCCCCTGAAGCATCTTGATCCTCTGGGGACGGCCATGCTCTTTCTCTTCGGGTTCGGCTGGGCCAAGCCGGTGCCGGTCAATCTCGGCAACATTCCCGACACGCGTCGGGGGCTTATCCTCGTTTCATCCGCGGGGATCATCGCCAACATGATCGTTGCCTTTCTGGCCATGCTGGTCTGGCGTATTCTGGCGCCTCCGTCCCAGAGCCATCTCGCCCAGATTCTTTATTATCTGGCCCAGATCAATATCATGCTGGCTTCCTTTAACCTGATTCCCATTCCACCCCTGGATGGTTCGAAGATCCTGATGGGATTTTCTTCCGCAGGGTTTCGTCATACCCTTTCCCGCATCGAACCCTACGGCTTTTTCATCATTATCGGCTTGCTTTACCTCGGTATCCTCAATCCGGTGATTGCCTTTTTCCGGTGGCTGATCCTGGCTCTTCTCGGCATCCTCCTGCCTTGA
- a CDS encoding ISAs1 family transposase, with protein sequence MRPIFSNERDAWDRLMSEHHYLGFKSLIGSSIRYIATIQDRWLALLGWSAAALKCQPRDAWIGWSQAMQWQRLPLIVNNVRFLILPDIQIPNLASKILSLNLKRLSQDWEDIYGHPVLIAETFVDTARFTRACYKAANWLYQGQTSGYGKHNSRYVHHGQSKAVFVRPLDRTALIKIRDPHPDPLLIRKEKTMQLSEKQASELIETLRKIPDPRFKKGVRHRNLSIVALSICAVLCGCRGYTAIAQWSKRCSQKMLERLWCRKTGTVYIPPSEPTIRRQLQRIDAEKVDMAISDWVGRLSSGNAIGIDGKTLKGARRQDGSKVHLLSAFIHQQGLTIAQKEVSAKSNEIPSAIPLLESLNLKNKVVTADALHTHKNLARFLVEEKQADYCFTVKDNQPTLKEDIAYLGLKEDFPP encoded by the coding sequence GTGCGTCCCATCTTTTCAAATGAGCGGGACGCTTGGGACAGGCTCATGTCAGAACACCATTACCTGGGATTCAAATCCCTGATTGGTTCATCAATCCGCTATATTGCCACGATACAAGATCGCTGGTTGGCCCTGTTGGGCTGGTCTGCGGCAGCGCTGAAATGCCAACCGCGAGATGCATGGATCGGCTGGTCGCAGGCTATGCAATGGCAGCGGCTGCCGCTGATCGTCAATAATGTCCGCTTTCTCATTTTACCGGACATTCAGATCCCCAATCTGGCATCAAAGATTCTGAGCCTCAATTTGAAGCGTCTCTCCCAAGATTGGGAAGATATTTACGGCCATCCCGTACTGATCGCAGAAACCTTTGTCGATACCGCCCGTTTTACGAGAGCCTGCTATAAGGCCGCTAACTGGCTCTATCAGGGACAAACAAGCGGATATGGCAAGCACAATAGCCGCTATGTCCACCATGGACAGTCCAAAGCTGTTTTTGTACGCCCCCTTGACAGGACGGCGCTTATAAAAATCAGAGACCCCCATCCTGATCCTCTGCTCATCAGAAAGGAGAAAACCATGCAACTTTCCGAAAAGCAGGCGTCTGAGTTGATCGAAACTCTCCGGAAAATTCCCGATCCCCGCTTCAAAAAGGGAGTGCGACATCGGAACCTGTCCATCGTCGCCCTTTCCATTTGCGCTGTCCTGTGCGGATGCCGAGGTTATACCGCCATTGCCCAATGGTCTAAGCGGTGCTCCCAGAAGATGTTGGAACGCCTCTGGTGCAGGAAAACAGGAACAGTCTATATCCCTCCCAGTGAGCCCACCATCCGGCGGCAATTACAGAGGATTGATGCCGAAAAGGTGGATATGGCCATCTCCGATTGGGTAGGCCGGCTGTCTTCGGGTAACGCCATTGGAATCGATGGAAAGACACTCAAAGGCGCCCGGCGGCAGGACGGAAGTAAAGTTCATCTCCTTTCGGCCTTTATCCACCAGCAGGGACTCACCATTGCCCAGAAGGAAGTGTCTGCAAAAAGCAATGAGATCCCTTCCGCCATTCCCCTTCTGGAATCACTGAATCTGAAGAACAAAGTCGTTACCGCCGATGCCCTCCACACGCATAAAAATCTGGCAAGATTCCTGGTGGAGGAAAAACAGGCCGATTACTGTTTTACCGTCAAGGACAATCAACCGACTCTCAAAGAAGATATCGCCTACCTCGGGTTAAAAGAGGATTTTCCCCCCTGA
- a CDS encoding LL-diaminopimelate aminotransferase, translating into MQIAERLGKIPPYLFMELRKKINQAKADGVDVISLAIGDPVEPTPDSIIEELCRQAHNPENHRYPTDEEKGMLAFRQEVARWYSENYGVGLDPEKEILGLIGSKEGCHHFVLACINPGDIGLMTDPGYPAYRSSILMAGGEPYNVPILPGNGYLPVFEDIPSDILKRARGMFLNYPNNPTGACATRPFLDRLVAFARETGIAICYDNPYSEMVFEGQDRLSFLMADGAKEVGVELNSLSKPYNMTGWRIGMASGNPEILAAMSKVKENTDSGIFNPIQYAGMFALRHESASIDKMRTIYAQRRALVLKTLKKIGIDFQPPKGTFYLWVPVPAGMTSLEFTNRLFEKTAVVVASGTAYGQYGEGFIRISLTVPDKRLAEAMARIEKEFA; encoded by the coding sequence GTGCAGATTGCGGAACGATTAGGAAAAATTCCCCCTTACCTGTTCATGGAGTTGCGGAAAAAAATCAATCAGGCGAAGGCCGATGGGGTGGATGTCATCAGCCTGGCCATCGGGGACCCGGTGGAGCCCACCCCGGATTCCATCATTGAGGAACTTTGCCGTCAGGCGCACAATCCCGAGAATCACCGGTATCCGACCGATGAGGAAAAGGGAATGCTGGCCTTCCGGCAGGAGGTGGCCCGCTGGTATTCGGAAAACTACGGTGTCGGCCTCGATCCGGAAAAGGAGATCCTTGGGCTCATCGGTTCGAAGGAAGGGTGCCATCATTTTGTCCTGGCCTGCATCAACCCCGGGGATATCGGCCTCATGACCGATCCCGGATATCCGGCCTATCGTTCCAGCATCCTCATGGCCGGCGGTGAACCCTACAATGTGCCGATTCTGCCTGGAAACGGATACCTGCCGGTTTTTGAAGACATCCCCTCCGACATTCTGAAGCGGGCGCGGGGCATGTTCCTCAATTATCCCAACAACCCCACGGGGGCGTGCGCTACCCGGCCCTTCCTGGACCGCCTGGTCGCCTTCGCCCGGGAAACGGGCATTGCCATCTGCTACGACAACCCTTACAGCGAGATGGTTTTTGAAGGCCAGGATCGCCTCAGCTTCCTCATGGCGGACGGGGCGAAGGAGGTCGGCGTGGAACTCAATTCCCTGTCCAAACCTTACAACATGACGGGCTGGCGGATCGGCATGGCCTCAGGGAATCCGGAGATTCTGGCCGCCATGAGCAAGGTCAAGGAAAATACCGATTCGGGAATCTTCAACCCCATCCAGTATGCCGGCATGTTCGCCCTCCGTCATGAATCGGCGTCGATCGATAAGATGCGAACGATCTATGCCCAGCGCCGGGCACTGGTCCTCAAGACGCTGAAGAAGATCGGCATTGACTTTCAGCCGCCCAAGGGCACCTTTTACCTCTGGGTGCCGGTTCCAGCGGGTATGACTTCCCTGGAGTTCACCAACCGTCTTTTCGAGAAAACGGCGGTGGTGGTGGCCTCGGGAACGGCCTACGGTCAATACGGCGAAGGCTTCATCCGCATCTCGCTGACCGTCCCGGACAAACGGCTGGCCGAGGCCATGGCCCGGATCGAGAAGGAGTTTGCCTGA
- the dapF gene encoding diaminopimelate epimerase — translation MNFFKMSGSGNDFILVDNRGGALAEIKDIPAFVQAVCRRKVSVGADGVILVESSERADFRWRFFNADGSEVEMCGNGGRCVARFAFLQGIAGERMSFETVAGIIDAEVRGDVVKLRLTEPSALQADRAIPIQDEMLTVDSLNTGVPHVVAFVKDLDAFDVFRYGRALRYSEAYAPAGTNANFVTVTGPHSLSVRTYERGVEDETLACGTGSVASALAAAARGEVTSPVEVTVRSGEILKIHFDKIDGAFRNVYLEGRVRVVYEGRLWEEAWQDNGY, via the coding sequence ATGAACTTTTTCAAGATGAGTGGCAGCGGCAATGACTTTATCCTGGTGGACAACCGGGGAGGAGCGCTGGCTGAAATAAAAGATATACCGGCTTTTGTGCAGGCGGTCTGCCGCCGGAAGGTGTCGGTAGGGGCCGACGGGGTGATTCTGGTCGAGTCTTCGGAGCGGGCGGACTTCCGCTGGCGTTTTTTCAATGCCGACGGCAGTGAAGTGGAGATGTGCGGCAACGGGGGCCGCTGTGTCGCCCGGTTTGCCTTTCTTCAGGGAATTGCCGGGGAGCGGATGTCCTTTGAAACCGTGGCGGGGATCATTGATGCCGAAGTCCGGGGAGACGTTGTGAAGCTGCGCCTCACGGAACCTTCGGCGCTTCAGGCTGACCGGGCCATTCCTATCCAGGATGAGATGCTGACGGTGGACAGCCTCAACACCGGAGTTCCCCATGTCGTGGCCTTCGTAAAGGATCTGGATGCTTTTGACGTCTTCCGTTACGGCCGGGCGCTCCGGTATTCCGAGGCCTATGCGCCGGCGGGAACAAACGCCAACTTCGTCACGGTGACCGGTCCTCACAGTCTTTCCGTCCGGACCTACGAACGAGGCGTGGAAGACGAAACCCTGGCCTGCGGAACGGGATCGGTGGCCTCGGCCCTGGCAGCGGCAGCGCGGGGGGAGGTGACTTCGCCGGTCGAGGTGACCGTGAGAAGCGGCGAGATTCTCAAGATCCATTTCGATAAGATCGATGGCGCGTTCCGGAACGTCTATCTGGAGGGGCGAGTTCGCGTGGTCTATGAAGGCCGGCTCTGGGAAGAGGCCTGGCAGGATAACGGATACTAA
- a CDS encoding cold-shock protein, whose translation MSEGKVKWFNESKGFGFIEKNDGGDVFVHFSAIQSAGFKTLAEGQSVSFDVVQGPKGPAAENVKPC comes from the coding sequence ATGTCAGAAGGTAAAGTAAAGTGGTTCAATGAGAGCAAGGGCTTTGGGTTTATCGAGAAGAATGATGGCGGGGATGTTTTTGTCCACTTCAGCGCCATTCAGTCTGCCGGTTTCAAGACGTTGGCGGAAGGCCAGTCTGTAAGCTTTGATGTTGTGCAGGGCCCAAAAGGCCCGGCCGCAGAAAACGTGAAACCCTGCTAA
- a CDS encoding DUF933 domain-containing protein gives MEIGILGLPQSGKSTLFEIMTGVRSRDVHGETCVRGQASVPDERFDRLVEIYKPLRAVPARVPFTDVNAVGEKAWETVRQALSSAEGLLHIVDCFSDSSIPAMVNRCRQLSDELILSDLVVVENRRERLLKVAKKTLKPPESLHVELMPRLQEQLEAGKPLRELPLTKEERSALSSFSFWTLRPELVVLNVAEEGFSVVEAFQKEAGLADPVLGICCELEAEMAGLPPEEQKEFLAALGMEEPAFGRVIRAAFSLLGRISYFTVGEDEVKAWVIPEGTKAPRAAAAIHKDFERGFIKAEVTAYDDFISCGSSHAKAKAAGKVRLEGKEYVVKDGDIITFRFNV, from the coding sequence ATGGAAATCGGGATTCTGGGGCTTCCCCAGAGTGGGAAAAGCACCCTTTTCGAAATCATGACCGGCGTCCGCAGCCGGGACGTTCACGGGGAGACGTGCGTCCGCGGTCAGGCTTCCGTTCCCGACGAAAGGTTCGACCGGCTGGTGGAGATCTATAAGCCCCTCCGGGCGGTACCCGCCCGGGTGCCTTTCACCGATGTGAACGCCGTGGGTGAAAAGGCGTGGGAGACGGTTCGCCAGGCGCTCAGCAGCGCCGAAGGCCTGCTCCATATTGTGGACTGTTTTTCGGACAGCTCGATTCCGGCCATGGTGAATCGCTGCCGGCAGCTGTCCGACGAATTGATCCTCTCCGATCTGGTGGTCGTCGAAAACCGCCGGGAGCGGCTGTTGAAAGTGGCCAAGAAAACCCTGAAACCGCCGGAATCTCTCCATGTGGAACTCATGCCGCGCCTGCAGGAACAGCTGGAAGCAGGCAAGCCCCTGCGGGAGCTGCCGCTGACAAAAGAGGAACGCTCCGCCCTTTCCAGTTTTTCCTTCTGGACACTGCGTCCGGAACTTGTTGTACTCAATGTCGCCGAAGAGGGATTTTCCGTTGTGGAAGCCTTTCAGAAGGAAGCCGGTCTGGCCGATCCGGTGCTGGGAATCTGCTGTGAACTGGAGGCGGAGATGGCCGGGCTGCCTCCCGAGGAACAGAAGGAATTCCTGGCTGCCCTGGGCATGGAAGAACCGGCCTTCGGCCGGGTGATCCGGGCCGCCTTTTCCCTCCTCGGTCGGATCTCTTATTTCACCGTGGGAGAGGATGAAGTGAAGGCTTGGGTCATTCCGGAAGGGACGAAGGCCCCTCGGGCCGCGGCGGCGATTCATAAGGATTTTGAAAGGGGTTTCATCAAGGCGGAAGTTACTGCCTATGATGATTTTATATCCTGCGGCAGTTCGCACGCCAAGGCCAAGGCGGCCGGCAAGGTCCGCCTGGAAGGCAAGGAGTATGTCGTAAAGGACGGCGACATTATTACCTTCCGCTTTAATGTTTAG